TCACTGACCAGCAGGGAAGCTTCTGACGGCTTCACAGAAAACTGGTCCATCAATTCCTGTTTCATCACGACCTTTGCAGCACCGTTTTCAAGCAATTCAAAGTTCTGGAGGATGTATCCGTTCAGCTTCACTACATTCGGCGCCAGTTCATACATTCTGTCATATAGCTCTGTACGCGAGAAATTATAGTGAATCAGTTCTCCTGCATATGCAAAAGTCTTATTTGTCGTGCTCGGATACAGGAATCTGCCAGTATCGCCAACAATGCCGGCATAAAGCAATCTTGCTGCCTCATCAGACATTCTGAGTCCCTTATCCTTGAAAGTAAGGTAAAACTCATAGATCATTTCACTAGTGGAACTTGCCGAAGTATCCACCCAGAGAAGGTCCCCATATGGGTCTTCATTTGGATGGTGATCAATCTTGACCAGCTGTTCCCCCAGGCGATAACGCTCGTCGCAAATCCGCTCGGCATTCGCGGTATCACAGACTATCACAAGCGCCCCTTTATAAGTACTGTCAGGAATTGAATCCAGCCTTCTCAGGTAATTGAGGGATTGCTCCTCAACACCTACAGTGTATATATTCTTCTCCGGATAGGAAGCCTTCAAAACCTCAGCAAGTCCTCCCTGCGAACCGTACGCATCCGGGTCGGGCCGCACATGGCGGTGGATAATGATCGTTTCATAATTCTCAATTGCCTCAAGTATTTGCTCTTTCATTAAAATGCTCCTTCACCTTTATCATATCTTAATTATGAACATATTTTTTGGAAAAGAAAAGCATGAAGATGTACACAGGCTGGGAAAAACAATGGTTATTTTCCAGTTTGCTAATAAATCATTGGATTTTGCGAATAAATCATTGGATTTGCGATTACTACATGTTTTTTGCGAATAAACTGCGTTTTTTGCGAATAAACCCTGATTTTTTCGGTTAAAAGACTCACCCTACCATTAAAAGTAGTGTTTTTATAAAATCTATAACCTCGCTTATTACTTTATGCCATTCTTAAAAGCTACGGTATGGCATTCTCCTTAAATTAACGTTAAAATAGGGGTGATTATAAATTTGGAGGAATTGCAATGCCTATTCTCGTATTATTGATTGTTCTTTCATTTGTCTTCTATATCTTTTACAAGATTAAATATGTCCGCAGCAAAAGGCCTGCTGAGCGAAGCTGGCTTTCTGCAAAATCGAGCATTGCCCTTGGACTTTTCGTCGCATTGTTCGGGATTAACCAGTTATTCCTTTTCCAGACGACTGTCACCTACATCGTGGGTGCTATATTCATTGTCATAGGTTCATTGAGTGTTTGGGGCGGAATCAAAGCCTATAAATTCTATCTTCCTCATGCCGTGAAGGAAGCCCGGGAAAATTAATTGTTCAAAAAAGCCGATCCTGTCCCGGATCGGCTTTCTCATTCCATTAATGCCTGTCAATCAGCTGGCACATCATCATCGCCTTGCCTACTAAAATACCTTCATTGAAGGCTTCGATATCGACTTTTCCAAACTTCCTTCCTACTTCGAGCACCTTCGGATAAATCTCTATGACACTGTCAATCTGGACTGGCTTGATAAAATAAATGGTCATGTTTTCGACTACCAAATCACCTTTTTTATAGCCTCTGAGCACCCTGTTCGCTGCTTCGGTGACAATTGTCGTGAATACGCCATACGAAATAGTTCCGAGGTGATTTGTCATCTGCGGAGTCACCTGGCAGCGGAAAATTTCTTCATCTTTGTTTTTTCCTTTTGCCAGTACTAGCTGGTTGGTCACTGTATCGTCCAGGGTCTCACCTACCTGCGGTTGGCGCTGGATCATTTGAAGGGCCTTTAACACATCTTGTCTGCTGACAATCCCCTGAAGCCTGTTACCGTCATCAACAACCGGAAGGACCTCAATTCCTTCCCACACCATCATGTGGGATGATGAAGCCACGCTCGTCGAACCACTGACAGTCATCGGACTCTTTGTCATAATTTTATCAATCAAAGTTTCCTGCTCATGGCCCATAACATCCTTGGAAGTAATCATCCCGATTACTTTCATATTCTGGTCAACAACGGGGAAACGGCTGTGCAGGGTTTCATCCTTATGGCGGTACCAATCTGATACACGGTCATTTGCTTTTAGAAAAACCGTTTCGGACACCGGTGTCAGGATATCCTCGACTAGAATGATCTCCTTTTTGATTAACTGATCGTAAATCGCACGGTTGATCATCGTCGCCACTGTAAAAGTATCATAGCTGCTTGAAATAATCGGCAGCTGCAATTCATCTGCCAGCTTTTTGACATGGTCTTCTGTATCGAACCCACCTGTCACCAAGACAGCGGCACCCGCCTTTAATGCTTGTTCATGCGCTTTGTCGCGGTTCCCGACAATCAGCAGGTTGCCTGCACCCGTATATCGCATCATCGCTTCCAGCTTCATTGCCCCGATGACAAATTTATTTAATGTTTTATGAAGTCCTGCACGGCCGCCAAGTACCTGTCCATCAACGATATTGACGACCTCTGCGAACGTTAGTTTTTCAATATTTTCTTTCTTCTTGCGCTCAATCCTGATGGTTCCTACACGTTCAATCGTGCTTACATATCCTTTATTTTCCGAATCCTTTATGGCTCTGTATGCAGTTCCTTCGCTTACGTTAAGCGCCTTGGCGATTTGGCGTACCGATATTTTCTCACCTATTGGCAATTCATCAATATATTGAAGTATTTGTTCATGCTTAGTTGCCAAGACTTTCACCCTTTATCATAATTTTCCGTTCAATGAAGCCATATCCATACTCATTATAAGGTTTTAAAGGGTTTGATTCAATTGTATTACGGTGCAAGTGCAAATTATTGGAAAAGGCAAGGACTTCAAAAGAAAAACTGGCCGATTTGCTCAGCCAGTGTAGACGCGCGATTTCCTTTTCTGGTTGCTTCCCGCTTTTCCGCTTCCAGTCCGGGACTGCTTTTTCGGTGTGTATAAAAAGGCTGCCAGATTCCCTGCGAATACAAGAAGAGCGAGGAAAAGCCATGAGCCTGCAAACAGGGCTTCTTTTCCTCCTGCCTGGATATTGAGCTCCGGCATTGCTATGTAGAGCATCACACCGCATAATAACAGGTACAATAAGTAGCGGTTCTTCTTCATAATTCCCCTCCTATTAGGTTGTCTTAATTCATATTTATGCTTATGAGGGGGAAAAAAGCATAAAAAGCTGCACAACTTTTTGTGCAGCAAGTGAAATTACAATTCGATAGCCTCTCCTGCTTCAAGGACACGGCCCTGGTTATTCTTTAGCATTTTTACAAAAGCTTGTGGATCCTGTTTAATTGGCGGGAATGTGTTGAAATGGATTGGCACAACTTGCTTCGCCTTCAGGAATTCTGCAGCCAATGCAGCATCTTCAGGTCCCATTGTAAAATTGTCCCCAATTGGCAGGAATGCCAGGTCTATTGGATGTCTTTCCCCGATCAGCTTCATATCAGAAAATAGACCTGTGTCACCTGCATGGAACACTGTTTTTCCTTCAGCCATGAACAAGATTCCTGCAGGCATGCCACCATAAATGATCTCATTGTTATCACTGATCATGCCCGTTCCATGAAAAGCCTGTGTCATTTTGACCTTTCCAAAATCAAATTCATAAGCCCCGCCAATCGACATACCATGTGTGTTCAAGCCCTTCCAGCTTAAATATGTAGCGACTTCGAAATTGGCGATTACAAGAGCGTCGTGTTTTTTTGCCAGTTCGACCGTATCCCCGAGGTGGTCTCCATGTGCATGGGTGAGGATAATGACATCCGGCTTAACATCCTCCACCTTCAGATCCGTCAGGTCATTGCCTGTGATGAATGGATCAATCAGGATTGTTTTCCCATTTGTTTCGATTTTAACAACAGAATGGCCGTGATAAGATACTTTCATATTATTGCTCCTCTCTTTTTGTGCATAGGATCCGGCTTGCAACCGCAGCCTCCAATTATTACAAAAAATAGCCATATTATTAAATAATTTCAACACCCTTTGACTATCTCCTGCTTCAATTTTCTTTTACCCTGCAACCTCATCGATTAAAAGTTTTACTTTTCACCTCTGAATTGCTACTCTCATAGTGTGATGTACATATCGGAGGAGGAATTTCTATGACTGAAAGATTGGCTGCGTTATCAGGATGGATGAAAGACAATGGTGTTGATGTCACTTTTGTTACATCTCCAGATAATGTCTTTTATTTAAGCGGTTTTTTAAGTGACCCGCATGAAAGATTGCTGGCGGTTGCGGTATTCCAGGATGCCGAGCCTTTCATGATTTGCCCGGCTATGGATAAGGAAAATGCCAAGAATGCCGGATGGGCACTTGAAATCATTGGCTACAGCGATACTGAGGATTCAATGGAACTTGCCTTCAATGCGATGAAGAAGCGTGTTTCTTTCATCAAGAAGATCGCGATTGAGAAAGAACAGCTGAATGTCGAGCGCTATGAAAAGATCGCCGGACTATCAGACGGTTCTGAATTTGTCTCTGCAGAAGAAAAACTGCGCCTGATGCGTATGGTGAAAACCGAGGAAGAATTGCAAAGGCTTAGAAAAGCTTGTGAGCTGGCTGATTTTGCCATTGAAACAGGAGTAAGCGAAATCAAAGAAGGCAAAACAGAGCTGGATGTCCTTGCTGCGATTGAGTATGAGTTGAAGAAAAAAGGCGTAACCGAAATGTCCTTTTCAACAATGGTCCTTACTGGCAAGAATGCAGCAGCCCCACACGGTACACCAGGACTGACTAAAATCAAAAAAGGCGACCTAGTGCTGTTTGACCTTGGCGTCGTGATGGATGGCTATTGCTCTGATATCACAAGGACGGTAGCATATGGCGAGATTACCAAACAGCAGGAAGAAATCTATAACACCGTCTTGAAGGCACAGTTGAAGTCTCTTGAAACTGCACGTGCTGGAGTGTCATGTTCAGAGGTTGACCTCGCAGCAAGGAATGTGATTGAAGAAGCAGGATATGGCGACTACTTCCCACACCGTCTTGGACACGGACTTGGCGTCAGTGTCCATGAATACCCGTCATTAACAAGCACGAATCCGTTATTGCTGGAAAAGGGAATGGTATTCACAGCAGAACCTGGAATTTATGTACCAGGCGTGGCAGGTGTAAGGATTGAAGATGACGTGGTCATCACCGAGAGTGGAATTGAAATTTTGACGAAGTACACTAAAGAATTAGTCTTTGTGTCGTAAAATAGAAACGACAACCGCCTGCGATCCCGGATCCAGGCGGTTAGTTGTGTGAGTAATTAAAATGGAAGTTCCATTTTTACAGCGAATTTTGATAGCGAAAAGTTCTTTCTATAGCCAATTTAATTTTTTATAGCGAGGAAATTCTTTTTTATAGCGAATTTTCTTTTTTTATAGCGAGAAATTCTTTTTTATAGCGACTTTTCTTTTTTTATAGCGAGAAATTCTTTTTATAGCGACTTTTCTTTTTTTATAGCGAAAATCAAATTTTTATAGCGAATTGGAAAATATCCAGGTTTTTTTCCAATACAAAAAAGAGCAGCATCAGCAGCTGCTCTTTTCCTGGTTAGCGATTATCCACTTTTTCCGGATACATATCGTGATTCATCATCCGGTAGTTTGCCATTTCCTCATACTTGGTTCCTGGCTTGCCATAGTTTGTATAAGGATCAATTGAGATTCCGCCCCTTGGCGTGAATTTTCCCCAGACCTCGATATATCTTGGATCCATCAGCTTAATCAGATCGTTCATGATGATGTTCATGCAATCCTCGTGAAAATCACCGTGGTTCCTGAAGCTGAACAGATACAGTTTCAATGATTTGCTCTCGACCATCAGATGATCAGGAATATAGCTGATATAAATCGATGCAAAATCCGGCTGTCCGGTGATTGGACACAGGCTCGTAAACTCAGGGGTATTGAATTTAACAAAATAATCTCTGTATGGATGTTTATTTTCAAACGTTTCCAAAATTTCAGGACTGTATTCAAACAGGTATTTGGTCCCCTGGTTGCCTAGCAAAGTTAAATCATTCATTTCCTCTTCTTTTCTTCCAGCCATTGTAGTAGCCTCCCATATAATCCGCAAGCGCTTATCGAGGCAGATACCCTGCTAATAAAAAAACCACATCCTCCTGGATATGGTTGAAATTTTTCAAAGCCATAGTTTTTTATAGAGGGTGTCCGCTATGAACCTCTCCCGCGATGCAGGATGTTTATTCAATTTATATTGCAACTATAATGAAACATCCTATTAAAGTCAAAAGAAATTTTTTCATCATGCTCTTTCACACAGACAAAAAGAAATTATGACAAATCTGTGCATTTCCAGTTTTTTATTTTTACATATGTTCATATGGTTATTTACATTTGTTCAATCAACTGATATATTATTCATGTAAGTAACACATACTAATTTGAGCTATATTTTTTTCTTCATTATGAAAGCGTTTCATTATATTTTTTTGGAAAGGGAATGAATAATATGACTAAAGATTTAGCAGGTATGATTGACCACACATTGCTTAAAGCAAATGCTACCGAAGCAGAGATTGTAAAGCTGGCCGAGGAAGCAAAAGAATATAAATTCGCTTCTGTCTGTGTTAACCCAACATGGGTAAAAACTGCTGCTGAAATTCTTAAGGATGCTGAAGGTGTAAAAGTTTGTACAGTAATCGGCTTCCCTCTTGGAGCTACTACTTCTGAAACAAAGGCATTCGAAACTAAAAATGCAATTGAAAATGGCGCGACTGAAGTCGACATGGTTATCAACATTGGTGCATTGAAGGATAAGCAGTACGACTTGGTCGAAAAAGATATCAAAGCAGTTGTTGATGCTGCCAAAGGCAAAGCATTGACTAAGGTGATCATCGAGACTTGCCTGCTTACAGACGAAGAGAAAGAAATGGCTTGCAAGCTTTCCGTGAATGCAGGAGCTGATTTTGTTAAGACATCTACAGGTTTCTCAACAGGAGGTGCCACAGTAGAGGACATCGCTTTGATGAGAAAAACAGTGGGTCCTGATTTGGGCGTAAAAGCTTCCGGCGGCGTAAGAAGCCTTGAGGATGCACAGAAAATGATCGAGGCAGGGGCTACAAGAATTGGCGCCAGCTCTGGCGTAGCGATCGTCAATGGACTGTCTTCTGAATCTTCATACTAAGCAATAACAAATCATTCGGGAATGGGGAATGGAAGATGGATAAAAAAACGCTTGTTGAGAAAGCGATTGAAGCAAGAAGCACAGCATACGTTCCATATTCTAAATTTCAGGTTGGCGCTGCCATCATTACTAGCAATGATCATGTTTATCTTGGCTGCAATATCGAAAATGCATCTTTCGGCCTGACGAACTGTGCTGAAAGAACAGCTATTTTCAAGGCCGTTTCAGAAGGCGATACTGAAATCAAAGCGATTGCAGTTGTTGCGGATACAGAAGGTCCTGTTTCTCCTTGCGGTGCTTGCCGCCAGGTTATTGCAGAATTCGCAACTGAAAATACAAAGATTTATCTCTCCAACCTTAATGGAGATGTGAAGGAAACAACAATCGATGAAATCCTTCCTGGTTATTTCACATCAAAGGATATGGAAAAAGTCGATCAGTCTAAAAAGATGGTTTAAAAATCTACAAGTAAACAATGGGGCAATTCCTTCTAACCAAATATAGGGTTATGGGATTGCTCTTTCTTATTCAATCTATTTATTGCTTGATAGATAAAGGAGGAAAGAGCCGTTCATTCCATAAGGACGGCATACATCATGGGAGACGCAGGTTTATTATTATCAGGCGCAGCACTTTTCCTGAACAGCTTAATGCTTATGGGAAAAGCCAATGCGAAAAGCGTAGCAGTATTCAATTTATTTATCGGGGCCATGCAGGTAATCGTACCATTTTATTTAATCGTTGCCTCTGACCAGAACAACTGGACCATATACAGCCTTGCAAGCATCTTTCTCTTTGGCTTCACTTATTTATATGTTGGCATGACTCTGTTAAAAGATCTTGATGTAAGCGGATTAGGATGGTATTCCCTTTGGGTTGCTGTCCTTGCACTTATCTACGCTTTCGTTGCTTATGTCCATTTTGAAGACATCGTCAGCACTCTTACATGGCTGATGTGGGCTTATCTCTGGTTCCTATTCTTCCTGTCGATGGGAATGAACAAGAAGATCGATGCCTATATTGGCAAGGTCGCGATGGTCCAGTCATGGCTGACCTTGACCTTCCCAGCTTTGCTGTCAATGACTGGCTTATGGAAAACAGACCAGGTTACTAGCGCATGGATTTACTTCTCGATTGCTGCTTTTATGTATTTTGCTTATATTACAATAAAGCTAAAGAAAACACCTTCCCGAACCGGGGAATATGCGTAATTCAAAAAACGTCCTGCCGATTGGCGAGGACGTTTTTTTGACATTACTTCGCAAGCACATTTGTCAATACTGGAACGACTTGCTTCTTTCGTGATACAACACCTTTTAAGGTCGCAGTGTTATTTTCAAGTTTTACATTGAATGCTTCTTCGACCGCAGCAGCTTTCTCACCAACCGCAAGCGCAGCTGAATCATTCGTCAAGATATCAGTGATCACCAATAAGAATAAACCAAGTTTCTTTTCTGTCACTTTATTGATCAATGCTTCTTCAAGCTCTACCTTGCGTAAAAGAACATCATTCACATCAACTGTGTTTACCTGCGCGATTTCAACTTTGGAATCTCCCATCTGGAATTCCTTTGCATCAAGAGAAATAAGTTCCTCAATTGTTTTGCTGCTGAGGTCAGCACCAGCCTTCAGCATGTCAAGGCCGTATTCCTCAGCATCCACTCCGGCAATTTCAGCCAGTTCACGTGCAGCAGCCACGTCCTGATCTGTGCAAGTTGGCGATTTGAACAGCAAGGAATCGGAAATGATTGCTGAAAGCATAAGACCTGCAATATCTTTATCAATTTCAACATTATTTTCCTTGTACATCTTGTTCAGGATTGTTGCAGTGCAGCCTACTGGCTCGACTCGGAAATAAAGTGGATCGCTTGTTTCGAAATTAGCCACACGGTGGTGGTCAATCACTTCCACGATTTGCACTTCAGTTATATCTTCAGCACTCTGCTGACGTTCGTTATGATCAACAAGGATGACCTTGTCCACTTCTTCAGAAACCCTGCCAGCAAGGCGTGGTGCCTCAGCCTTGAAATAATCTAATGCATATTGAGTTTCCCCATTGACCTGGCCCAGGCGAACTGCTTCCGCATCCACACCGAGCTTTTTCTTTAGATTCGCATAAGCAATCGCAGAGCAGATTGTATCTGTATCAGGATTTTTATGGCCAAAAACAAGAACTTTTTCCATCATGACACTCCTTAATTACAATTTATCACGGACATGCTGCTTGAGAATCCGTATATCCCATAAATAATATACGCTAAAATTAAAAGATTTTAAACTGCTTTGTCCAAAATTGGCATGTGTTATTGGAATAAAAAGATCCGGGACACCGCCCCGGATCTGGATAAATTAGATTTGCTCCAATAATGTTCTTGTTTCTGAATATACGAGGTTATGAGCTTCAGCAACTGCCTGGTACGTGACGTAGCCATTAAGTGTGTTGATGCCCTTCAACAATGCTTCATTATCAAGGCAAGCCTGCTTGTAGCCCTTGTTCGCAATTTGAACAGCATATGGAACAGTTACGTTCGTCAACGCGATTGTGCTAGTCCTAGGAACAGCACCAGGCATATTGGCAACAGCATAATGTACGACACCATGCTTCTCATAAGTAGGGTTGTCGTGAGTAGTGATT
The nucleotide sequence above comes from Mesobacillus jeotgali. Encoded proteins:
- a CDS encoding DHH family phosphoesterase; protein product: MKEQILEAIENYETIIIHRHVRPDPDAYGSQGGLAEVLKASYPEKNIYTVGVEEQSLNYLRRLDSIPDSTYKGALVIVCDTANAERICDERYRLGEQLVKIDHHPNEDPYGDLLWVDTSASSTSEMIYEFYLTFKDKGLRMSDEAARLLYAGIVGDTGRFLYPSTTNKTFAYAGELIHYNFSRTELYDRMYELAPNVVKLNGYILQNFELLENGAAKVVMKQELMDQFSVKPSEASLLVSELGNVGGIKAWAFFIEESDQIRVRLRSKGPVINTIARKYNGGGHPLAAGASIYSWDDVDRVLEDLIEACKE
- a CDS encoding YtpI family protein; its protein translation is MPILVLLIVLSFVFYIFYKIKYVRSKRPAERSWLSAKSSIALGLFVALFGINQLFLFQTTVTYIVGAIFIVIGSLSVWGGIKAYKFYLPHAVKEAREN
- a CDS encoding DRTGG domain-containing protein, which encodes MATKHEQILQYIDELPIGEKISVRQIAKALNVSEGTAYRAIKDSENKGYVSTIERVGTIRIERKKKENIEKLTFAEVVNIVDGQVLGGRAGLHKTLNKFVIGAMKLEAMMRYTGAGNLLIVGNRDKAHEQALKAGAAVLVTGGFDTEDHVKKLADELQLPIISSSYDTFTVATMINRAIYDQLIKKEIILVEDILTPVSETVFLKANDRVSDWYRHKDETLHSRFPVVDQNMKVIGMITSKDVMGHEQETLIDKIMTKSPMTVSGSTSVASSSHMMVWEGIEVLPVVDDGNRLQGIVSRQDVLKALQMIQRQPQVGETLDDTVTNQLVLAKGKNKDEEIFRCQVTPQMTNHLGTISYGVFTTIVTEAANRVLRGYKKGDLVVENMTIYFIKPVQIDSVIEIYPKVLEVGRKFGKVDIEAFNEGILVGKAMMMCQLIDRH
- a CDS encoding metal-dependent hydrolase, with protein sequence MKVSYHGHSVVKIETNGKTILIDPFITGNDLTDLKVEDVKPDVIILTHAHGDHLGDTVELAKKHDALVIANFEVATYLSWKGLNTHGMSIGGAYEFDFGKVKMTQAFHGTGMISDNNEIIYGGMPAGILFMAEGKTVFHAGDTGLFSDMKLIGERHPIDLAFLPIGDNFTMGPEDAALAAEFLKAKQVVPIHFNTFPPIKQDPQAFVKMLKNNQGRVLEAGEAIEL
- a CDS encoding M24 family metallopeptidase produces the protein MTERLAALSGWMKDNGVDVTFVTSPDNVFYLSGFLSDPHERLLAVAVFQDAEPFMICPAMDKENAKNAGWALEIIGYSDTEDSMELAFNAMKKRVSFIKKIAIEKEQLNVERYEKIAGLSDGSEFVSAEEKLRLMRMVKTEEELQRLRKACELADFAIETGVSEIKEGKTELDVLAAIEYELKKKGVTEMSFSTMVLTGKNAAAPHGTPGLTKIKKGDLVLFDLGVVMDGYCSDITRTVAYGEITKQQEEIYNTVLKAQLKSLETARAGVSCSEVDLAARNVIEEAGYGDYFPHRLGHGLGVSVHEYPSLTSTNPLLLEKGMVFTAEPGIYVPGVAGVRIEDDVVITESGIEILTKYTKELVFVS
- the queF gene encoding preQ(1) synthase, yielding MAGRKEEEMNDLTLLGNQGTKYLFEYSPEILETFENKHPYRDYFVKFNTPEFTSLCPITGQPDFASIYISYIPDHLMVESKSLKLYLFSFRNHGDFHEDCMNIIMNDLIKLMDPRYIEVWGKFTPRGGISIDPYTNYGKPGTKYEEMANYRMMNHDMYPEKVDNR
- the deoC gene encoding deoxyribose-phosphate aldolase encodes the protein MTKDLAGMIDHTLLKANATEAEIVKLAEEAKEYKFASVCVNPTWVKTAAEILKDAEGVKVCTVIGFPLGATTSETKAFETKNAIENGATEVDMVINIGALKDKQYDLVEKDIKAVVDAAKGKALTKVIIETCLLTDEEKEMACKLSVNAGADFVKTSTGFSTGGATVEDIALMRKTVGPDLGVKASGGVRSLEDAQKMIEAGATRIGASSGVAIVNGLSSESSY
- a CDS encoding cytidine deaminase, translating into MDKKTLVEKAIEARSTAYVPYSKFQVGAAIITSNDHVYLGCNIENASFGLTNCAERTAIFKAVSEGDTEIKAIAVVADTEGPVSPCGACRQVIAEFATENTKIYLSNLNGDVKETTIDEILPGYFTSKDMEKVDQSKKMV
- a CDS encoding AmiS/UreI family transporter, yielding MGDAGLLLSGAALFLNSLMLMGKANAKSVAVFNLFIGAMQVIVPFYLIVASDQNNWTIYSLASIFLFGFTYLYVGMTLLKDLDVSGLGWYSLWVAVLALIYAFVAYVHFEDIVSTLTWLMWAYLWFLFFLSMGMNKKIDAYIGKVAMVQSWLTLTFPALLSMTGLWKTDQVTSAWIYFSIAAFMYFAYITIKLKKTPSRTGEYA
- a CDS encoding manganese-dependent inorganic pyrophosphatase; amino-acid sequence: MEKVLVFGHKNPDTDTICSAIAYANLKKKLGVDAEAVRLGQVNGETQYALDYFKAEAPRLAGRVSEEVDKVILVDHNERQQSAEDITEVQIVEVIDHHRVANFETSDPLYFRVEPVGCTATILNKMYKENNVEIDKDIAGLMLSAIISDSLLFKSPTCTDQDVAAARELAEIAGVDAEEYGLDMLKAGADLSSKTIEELISLDAKEFQMGDSKVEIAQVNTVDVNDVLLRKVELEEALINKVTEKKLGLFLLVITDILTNDSAALAVGEKAAAVEEAFNVKLENNTATLKGVVSRKKQVVPVLTNVLAK